One genomic window of Cydia fagiglandana chromosome 20, ilCydFagi1.1, whole genome shotgun sequence includes the following:
- the LOC134674650 gene encoding uncharacterized protein LOC134674650, translating to MDDAMLVRLELIHERLANLLKQSAAMETVTEDDLNKQIQKVEECNSKLTDEIHFYLEKSSRTSSESLKMFTQTQFQAEEWKVEMKGLIKGHSSVTKSTAKLPKLTLPTFKGDTLRWAEFWDRYKSNVHDKDLPDSEKMAYLLGCLEGEALQTVEGLGITAKNYDVTLGILKERFGNQQKVIDAHYDAINNLQRAAYNATDCRTNFNIVERHLRILQSLGEVINGNHLRSAILSKFPEKVVYELHLLTLTDNIDNIRSGLQKIITAMEIAKEVPSSSEKISTAALHISAYQRKGRPDSRRISHKKGTLKRKLPDTEKTSKNKKAKMACIFCQGEHYNASCTVVKDINDRKKKLGKRCYTCFKEGHRATTCHNRKPCYFCKGSHNQALCPQKPDGNSGGGAEELKKD from the exons ATGGATGACGCCATGCTAGTTCGTCTGGAGCTCATCCATGAGCGGCTAGCCAACTTGTTGAAGCAAAGCGCCGCCATGGAAACTGTCACTGAAGATGATCTCAATAAGCAGATCCAAAAGGTTGAGGAGTGCAATTCCAAACTGACGGATGAAATTCATTTTTATTTGGAGAAAAGTAGTCGAACATCAAGCGAAAGTTTGAAAATGTTCACCCAGACGCAGTTTCAAGCAGAAGAATGGAAAGTAGAGATGAAAGGTCTTATAAAAGGTCACTCTTCGGTCACAAAGAGCACAGCCAAACTGCCGAAACTCACGTTACCAACTTTTAAAGGAGATACTCTTAGGTGGGCCGAATTTTGGGATAGATATAAGAGTAATGTACATGACAAGGACTTACCAGATTCTGAAAAGATGGCATATCTTCTCGGCTGCCTGGAAGGGGAGGCTCTTCAGACAGTGGAGGGCCTCGGTATAACAGCAAAGAATTATGACGTAACATTAGGAATTCTAAAAGAAAGATTTGGGAACCAGCAAAAGGTAATTGATGCGCACTACGATGCCATCAACAACCTTCAAAGAGCAGCGTATAATGCCACAGACTGTAGAACGAATTTCAACATAGTAGAGAGGCATTTGAGAATTCTCCAAAGCTTAGGGGAAGTCATAAATGGTAACCATTTAAGATCGGCTATATTGTCCAAATTCCCAGAGAAGGTGGTTTATGAGTTGCACCTGTTAACATTGACAGACAACATAGATAACATACGAAGCGGTCTCCAAAAAATAATTACAGCAATGGAGATTGCGAAAGAAGTTCCAAGTAGTAGTGAAAAAATCTCCACAGCTGCACTACATATTTCTGCCTACCAGCGGAAAGGGAGGCCGGATAGCAGGAGGATATCACACAAAAAAGGAACCCTTAAAAGAAAACTACCTGACACGGAAAAGACGTCGAAAAATAAGAAAGCTAAGATGGCTTGCATTTTTTGCCAAGGCGAGCACTACAATGCATCCTGCACAGTGGTTAAGGATATAAATGATAGGAAAAAGAAGCTCGGCAAAAGATGTTACACTTGCTTCAAGGAAGGGCATAGAGCAACAACATGCCACAATAGGAAGCCGTGCTACTTCTGCAAAGGAAGTCATAATCAAGCTTTATGTCCACAAAAGCCAG ACGGCAATAGTGGAGGTGGGGCAGAAGAACTCAAAAAAGACTAA